The window cgatagaggaaaccaagtctagatttaactttagcctgcagctttgatatgtgctgagagaaggacagtgtaccatctagccatactcccaaataCTCGTATGAGgcgactacctcaagctctaaaccctcagaggtagtaatcacacctgtggggagaggggcattcttcttaccaaaccacatgaccttcgTTTTGTTCAGAACAAAGTTAAGGGCAGGGGAGCCTTGGGGTACTCGCTTGGTGACagacagtggctgagacagcagatgttctgactttatacactgcactctttgagagaggtagttagaaaactaggccaaagacccctcagagacaccaatactccttagccggcccacaagaatggaattaTCTTCCggatcaaaagctttggccaagtctaATAAAAagagcagcacaacattgcttagagggcaatggtgacatcattgaggacctttaaggttgcagtgacacatacataacctgagcggaaaccggATTACATACCAGAAAGAcgactatagacatcaagaaagccagtcagttgatcattgacaagtttttccaacacttttgataaacagggaaaaatagaaattggcctataacagttaggatcagcttgatctccccctttaaataaaggacaaacagGTTAAAATAGTCATTGATAGGcttgacccagatgtttttgggGGGTCAAGTTTAAAGAGCTCCTTTAGCATCTCGGACTCAGTGgctgatgaggaaatgttggatgggcaattttaattttatttaactaggcaagtcagttaagaacaaattcttattttcaatgacagcctaggaacagtgggttaactgcctgttcaggggcagaacgacagatttgtatcttgtcagctcgggggtttgaacttgcaaccttccggttactagtccaacgctctaaccactaggctaccctgccaccccatgaagcatggctgagtcaaataggaatcctgacttaatgaagtggtgattaaagatctcagccatgtgcttcttgtcagtaacaaccacatcatcaacattaagggacatgcgtagctgtgaggaggagggtttattctccaggttgTTTTCCAGAATTTTGGGTTAGACCCATatagagagaactgctccttaaagtaactaactttggccttccggatagcctgaatGCTCTTATTTCTCATTTTCCTGAACGAGAGCTAGTCAGCCtgtgtatgcgtgtgccgagcctttcgccaaatggaattcttgaggtggagtaactctgcaagatcacggtcgaaccaggggctgaacctgtatTTAATTCACATTTTCTTTCTGGGGGCGTGTTTGTCAGCAGTATCACTGAAAATATTAAAAAaggaaggtccaagcgtcttcgaccgaggggatcaagctgattctctACCATTTTACAGATGCCAGACCATGAAGGAAgacttgctcattaaagttttttagcgagtgtctatgacaaatcaggacaggttgtttcactgagcaccgagcactgaaggtgatccttggtaaagattgtcactccaccacctttggaagatctgtcttgacGAAAAAGGTTAATATccgtattcaaaacactctttcttaaccacATCTCAATAAtaaccaacacatctggattggagctgtgaacccacactttcaattgatcaatTTCAGGTAATTGTGTTAATTGTGTTAACGTGCACATTAACGTTtgcgagagcagaaatcagtgaaacagatatcagagcacaagtgagaatttggggctagcaacagtagatgggccagggtgtacatgcacatatccagatatcatcagcagtaatacaatcagggcatggcagaggacagggagagctctgcagtgcatcagatggcaacacgATTATATTGTACAACGATTTCATTAagaaacatgaatacaaagctggcgagagggggtgagaacaggatcggagtcccgagtgtgggaacaaacattgTCTGTCCCATGGTCGGGTAAACAAGCAAGTCCATAGTCAATAAAGCACGCAGGAGTCATGAGGCTAATAGCATAAcctgaggaggaggggaaagatggaggggatgaggggagaaggagaggagggttgtTGATACAGATTTAACACCAATCAGAGAAAGATTGGGAGAAGGATAAAGGGAGAAAAACTGCtgaaaagaaagagggaaagagagaatgaaataaagatggtagagggagagacTGTTTTGATCTTGTTTTTGGGTTGTTTATTTGAGCTTATGTAACTCCTGCCTATTTGGTTACATTTGTGTATGTACGtattaattgtatgtgtgtgtgtgtgtgtgtgtgtgtttgtgtgtgtgtgtgtgtgtgtgtatttgtgtacgtATAAGGTTGTGTGAGTTAGTGTGTGAGTGTTGGTGTGGTTGCCTCACTGTGGGAGATGGACGTTTCTGTAAAAGGCAGAGGTTGCCCCTAGCAACGGGCCTCATTGTAAACAGATCCttgctatagacacacacacacactatgcactatttgagttttaaaaaaaaatcttttcAGTGTTGGCTTATTGTTGTGTTTCTTGTAAAATAAGCTGTGCCTGGTTCAGCCTACCCAGAGGGCTAAAACAACATTTTAGTATTCGTTCAATTTCCAAAGAACAACAACCTATTGTCTTTGTATTTTAGCTATCTCAGAGTAAatctattccctatagtgtactactaaTATAAGTAAACGCTACTGTaccaaaactagtgcactattgAGGGAATAGCACTACTACTGACAAGGTAGTACACTAtagagtgaatagggtgccagacgtAGTGTTCTAtagagtgaatagggtgccagacgtAGTGTTCTAtagagtgaatagggtgccagacgtAGTGTTCTAtagagtgaatagggtgccagacgtAGTGTTCTAtagagtgaatagggtgccagacgtAGTGTTCTTTGgggtgaatagggtgccagacgtAGTGTTCTTTGgggtgaatagggtgccagacgtAGTGTTCTTTTTGCCAGACGTAGTGTTCTTtggagtgaatagggtgccagacgtAGTGTTCTTtggagtgaatagggtgccagacgtAGTGTTCTTTGGAGTGAATGTTCTAtagagtgaatagggtgccagacatagtgttctatagagtgaatagggtgccagacgtAGTGTTCTTtggagtgaatagggtgccagacgtAGTGTTCTTtggagtgaatagggtgccagacgtAGTGTTCTTtggagtgaatagggtgccagacgtAGTGTTCTTtggagtgaatagggtgccagacgtAGTGTTCTATAGAGTGAATAGAGTGCCAGACATAGTGTTCTAtagagtgaatagggtgccagacgtAGTGTTCTTtggagtgaatagggtgccagacgtAGTGTTCTTtggagtgaatagggtgccagacgtAGTGTTCTTTGGAGTGAATAGGGTGTTCTTtggagtgaatagggtgccagacgtAGTGTTCTTtggagtgaatagggtgccagtgtTCGTGCCAGTGTTCTTtggagtgaatagggtgccagacgtAGTGTTCTTtggagtgaatagggtgccagagtgaatagggtgccagacgtAGTGTTCTAtagagtgaatagggtgccagatgTAGTGTTCTTtggagtgaatagggtgccagacatagtgttctatagagtgaatagggtgccagacgtAGTGTTCTTtggagtgaatagggtgccagacgtAGTGTTCTTtggagtgaatagggtgccaggtaGTGTTCTTTGGAGTGTTCTAGTGTTCTTtagagtgaatagggtgccagacatagtgttctatagagtgaatagggtgccagacgtAGTGTTCTTtggagtgaatagggtgccagacgtAGTGTTCTTtggagtgaatagggtgccagacgtAGTGTTCTTtggagtgaatagggtgccagagtGTTCTTTGGAGTGTTCTTTGgagagtgaatagggtgccagacgtAGTGTTCTAtagagtgaatagggtgccagacgtAGAGTGTTCTTtggagtgaatagggtgccagacgtAGTGTTCTGAAtagagtgaatagggtgccagacgtAGTGTTCTAtagagtgaatagggtgccagacgtAGTGTTCTTtggagtgaatagggtgccagacatagtgttctatagagtgaatagggtgccagacgtAGTGTTCTTtggagtgaatagggtgccagacgtAGTGTTCTTtggagtgaatagggtgccagacgtAGTGTTCTAtagagtgaatagggtgccagacatagtgttctatagagtgaatagggtgccagacgtAGTGTTCTTtggagtgaatagggtgccagacgtAGTGTTCTTtggagtgaatagggtgccagacgtAGTGTTCTTtggagtgaatagggtgccagacgtAGTGTTCTTtggagtgaatagggtgccagacgtAGTGTTCTAtagagtgaatagggtgccagacgtAGTGTTCTTtggagtgaatagggtgccagacgtAGTGTTCTAtagagtgaatagggtgccagacgtAGTGTTCtccgagcgtcggagccggtgtagtacgactcagtgtagtacgattcgatcttagtcctgtattggtgccttgcctgtttgatggtttgtcgcagggcatagcaggatttattataagcgtacgggttagagtcccgctctttGAACATGACAGCGCTACCCTtcagctcagtgcgaatgttgcctgtaatccgtggcttctggttggggtatgtacgtacagtcactgtggggacgacgtcctcgatgcacttattgataaagccagtgactgatgtggtgtattcctcaatgccaccggaacatattccattctgtgctagcaaaacagtcctgtagtttagcatctgcttcatctgaccactttttttatagaccaagtcactggtactccctgctttagtttttgctggtaagcaggaatcaggaggatataattatggtcagatttgccaaatgacaTCCCACATACTTTTACTGAGATTACCAACAAACGTATCCTCTCATCTCTAAACCATTTTCGCCTGCCAAACTTTCAGCTTTGGTTTAGACACTACAATAGTACCTGTACTCAAAACTCTATAGTACTCAGTTATTAAACTCCATAGTACTCAGTTATTAAACTCTATAGTACTCAGTTATTAAACTCCATAGTACTCAGTTATTAAACTCCATAGTACTCAGTTATTAAACTCCATAGTACTCAGTTATAAAACTCCGTAGTACTCAGTTATAAAACTCCATAGTACTCAGTTACTCAGTTATTAAACTCTATAGTACTCTATagtactggggcggcaggtataGTACTCTATagtactggggcggcagggtagcctagtggttagagcgttggattagtaaccggaaggttgcaagttcaaaccccctagctgacaaggtacaaatttgtcgttctgcccctaaacaggcagttaacccattgttcctaggctgtcattgaaaataagaatttgttcttaactgacttgccaggttaaataaaggtaaaataaataaaaaagttattAAACTCCATAGTACTTAATAGAAGTCTCTAATAGTATAGTCAgtctccttctcttttctctgATGGACtgtccccctctattctctccttctcttttctctgATGGACtgtccccctctattctctccttctcttttctctgatggactgtccccctctcttctctccttctcttttctctgatggactgtccccctctcttctctccttctcttttctctgATGGActgtcccccctcttctctccttctcttttctctgATGGACtgtccccctctattctctccttctcttttctctgatggactgtccccctctcttctctccttctctccttccttctctatgCCTTTATAATTCTGAAAGTAGAGTCTGTAATCTAATTAAATGTTCTCTgagaaatgtaaataaataaacaatcattctctctcactctctctcgctctctctctttcactctctctctccctcctctcccttctgaTGGActgtcccctcccttctctctctctctctctctcttcctctctctgcctttatAATTCTCCCCTAGAGTCTCTCTCCCTAATTAAATGttctctgtaaataaataaacaatcttctccttctctccctctctctttcttctctctccctcctctccctcctctcccttctctcccctctctctccccttctcccctctctctctctctctctctctctctctcacctctctctctctcctctctctccccctctctctctctctctctctctcccttctcccctcgctctctctctctctctcccttctctcccttctctctctctctctctctctctctctctctcttctctcccctctctctctctctctctctctccctcctctccctctctctctcccttctcccctctctctctctctctctctctctctcccttctctcccctctctctctctctctctctctctcctctctctctctccctctctctctctctctctctctctctctctctcccttctccccctctctctctctctctctctctctctctctctctccctccctctctctctctctctcactctccctactctccctctctcactcctctctagGGTCAGACCTGGGTTCCATCAGATGAAGAAAGTTCTTCCAGAGATGAGTTCTATGACGATGAAGACCTCGTCTCAGGCTCTGGATCTGGCTGTgagtgtcgtgtgtgtgtgtgtgtgtgtgtgtgtgtgtgtgtaggcatgtTTGAACAGGTCTATGTTagaatccgtgtgtgtgtgcgttcttaaATCTGCAGCTCTGACTCTGTGGTCAAACTGAACACAGGGACTATACACACAGGcacgcatacacactcacatgtTTAACTGGAAACTGGAACTggacgcagaaacacacacacagagattgaaagcgcacacacacacacacactcctagtaGCCAGGCCTCCACCCAGATTAAGTGATTTTATTtactgtaatctgattacagacAGCAGATCAGGTGATCACAAGTAGACaagccattgtgtgtgtgtgtgtgtgtgtgtgtgtgtgtgtgcgtgcgtgtgtgcgtgcgtgcgtgtgtgtgtagaattACCTCCATAACTTTTTCATTAAATTTTTTTATATTAGAGGTCTTTGTTGGTTTCAGATTAGTTTCTATAACTGTAATtatcatttctctctctgtttcagattAGTTTCTATAACTGTAATtatcatttctctctctgtttcagattAGTTTCTATAACTGTAATtatcatttctctctctgtttcagattAGTTTCTATAACTGTAATtatcatttctctctctgtttcagattagcctctttcttttcctctcactctgataacatacagtattttaGTTCATATTTAGTTTAACAACTAACCCCTCCCcttccatctttctttctctccatagTTCCAGAGATGAAGGTCAACCCTATAGCGGTGGGCGTATCTTTCACCACGGAAGCGCCCCTCCCCTTCTCTACCACCCAGGCCACTGGCCCCGCCCCCTCGGCCCCACCTGTAGCCGAGCCCAGCCCTAAAGTTGACGTCCTTCCTACCCCACTACCcactgagggagagggggagagagtcctTCCTACCCCACTACCcactgagggagagggggagagagtcctTCCTACCCCACTACCCActgacggagagggggagagagtcctTCCTACCCCACTACCcactgagggagagggggagagagtcctTCCTACCCCACCTCCaactgagggagaaggggagagcggggtagagtgggagagagaacaagagaaggagagggaacaagagaaggagagggaacaagagaaggagagggaacaagagaaggagagggaacgagagaaggagagggagagggaacgagagaaggagagggaacgagaaaaggagagggaacaagagaaggagagggaacaagagaaggagagggaacaagagaaggagagggaacaagagaaggagagggaacaagagagggagagagaacaagagaaggagagagaaaaagagagggagagggaacgagagagggagagggaacgagagagggagagggaacgagagagggagagggaacgagagagggagagagaacgagagagggagagagaacgagagagggtgagagaacgagaaagagagaggatacgGGAAAGAGAAGGTgaaagagagaaggcgagagccgCCCAGACTACCATTTCCCCCCGCGGCCCTGCAGCTCTTCCCATGGCAACCACCAGTTTGGCGGCGACTCCGGCGGAGAGTGCAGCGCCCTCTAGCGGCGTGGAGGACCTGGGCACCacagaagaagaggacgaggaTGTTTACCTGTCCCCAGACCCCACCACCAGTTTACTTATGGAGaccaccacagaagaagaagaagaagaagtgacCACTACTGAGACAGAGACCACACCCATCCCAGAGACAACAGCTCCACCCACTACGACTGGCCCAGCCCCAGCTGAGAGGTCTAGCTCCGCCCCCTTCAGGCCCAGGGTTCCTGTGACCTTGCCTACTAAAGCTGCACCCACAGAGAAGAGCACACGTCCCCAGCCACCCTCTacgacggtgtgtgtgtgtgtgtgtctgtgtgtgtgtgtgtgtgtgtgtgtgtgtcctgtgtgaatgtgtCATCACATGTGGAGTGAAAGACACAGGTGGGCCTCGTTAAGGGAGCTGATCCTTGTTAGGTGCATCGTTAATGATTCATTACATGATTAGAATCCAGATAAATGGACTGgagccagtggaggctgctgaggggaggacggctcatgatAATGACTGggacggagcgaatggaatgacatcaaacacctggaaaccatggaaaccaagtgtttaatgtatttgataccattccacctgttACGCTCCAGTCagtaccacgagcccatcctccccgattaaggtgccaccagcctcctgtggcaAACGCACATAATGTGTTCATTTGGGCTCTCTATCTGATGTGTTCAGTGAACTGACATGGtcactgtatttctctctctcagaataATGAGTTGGGGGTTAACGGACCCAGTGGAGACTTTGAGATCCGTGAGGAGGACCGTCGTCAGGGAAACGAGGTTGTTGGGCGTGGTGTGGAGACGGGAGCAGAGCCTGATCTGATTGGCAACACGATCAACACGGGAAGTTCTGCCGCTCAACTTCCTCAGAAGAACATCCTGGAGAGGAAGGAGGTCCTGATAGGTgagtctctctcactccatctctctctttctctcttctaatctgtcactccatctctctctttctctctgtattctTCTGATGGGACATAGCCTTTGTGtcttcattctgattggctgtctgTGTCTCCCCCAGCCAATCAGATTGCTTGCCTGCTGGTGGGGGTTTTCTCTGCCTTCGTGGTGATCGGTAAAGAGCAGGAGACAGGGCATAGCGTGTTACACACGTGTGCTGTTAGTGTGTTGTGTAGGAACAGTGGCCCCACGCATGATATGACtgtgtatgtgcttgtgtgtCTTATTGACGGTCGTGACACATGACGTTAGCGTGTACTGTGTAGTTGGGGACGATGTAAGGACACAGCTTTGGGGACTTTAGATCATAATAACAGACGATAGGGAGTTGATATGTTGACATGTCAGCTGGTATGCTAGCATTGTGTGCAGTGCTCGAAGTGGTACTTGAAGATGCGAGTTCTTACTTACAGCTGCAATATGCCACTTTCTGGGGCAATGTGACcaaatgcacatagaaatgtgagttatagatctgtgaTTGGAAATTGAAAGCATGTCTAGGAAGCGTTTTTGTggcttttactttcggttttatACGCCCAGCTTCAAacaagctgaaaatacaatattttggttaTTAAAAAGGAAGTTATtgcacagtggtttagatggtacaatgattctctacactatatattgcttgttttgtcacataaactgaaattaggtaacgcaaccaggaaatggtggagagaCTTCTGCACATTGCACCTTTACCTCACTCAATTTACCATGCCGAGGGTGATTATATTCAATTTGAATCCATTTAGATTGGCTAATCTCCAGTAGGCCAATAGAAGCCGTTGGTCAGCACCACATGGTGTGTTTGTTTCTGGTGGTTTCTTTACATCTTCTGTCCTATTTAGAATAACTTCTATAATGTTTGACCATATTTCTCTCTGTTCCGTTTCTCCCTCCccgtccctccctttctctccccgtccctccctctctttctctccccgtccctccctctctctctctccccgtccctcccccttgctctctcccatccctccctctctctccccatgcctccctctcgctctctccccgtccctccctctctctccccgtccctccctctctctccccgtccctccctttcctccccgtccctccctccctctctctccccgtccctccccctctttctctccccgtccctccctctctctccccatgcctccctctcgctctctccccgtccctccctctctctccccgtccctccccctctttctctccccgtccctccctctctctctctccccgtccctccctctctctctctccccgtccctccccctctttctctccccgtccctccctctctctccccgtccctccccctctctctctccccgtccctccctctctctccccgtccctcccctctttctctccccgttcctccccctctttctctccccgtccctccctctctctctctccccgtccctccccctctttctctccccgtccctccctctctctccccatgcctccctctcgctctctccccgtccctccctctctctccccgtccctccccctcttttctctccccgtccctccctctcgctctctccccgtccctccctctctctccccgtccctccctctctctccccgtccctccccctctttctctccccgtccctccctctctctccccatgcctccccctctttctctccccgtccctccctctctctctctccccgtccctccccctctttctctccccgtccctcccttcctctctctccccgtccctccctctctc of the Oncorhynchus tshawytscha isolate Ot180627B linkage group LG31, Otsh_v2.0, whole genome shotgun sequence genome contains:
- the LOC112229416 gene encoding putative uncharacterized protein DDB_G0271982, encoding MKLPPCFVALIAALLVHSALGQTWVPSDEESSSRDEFYDDEDLVSGSGSGFPEMKVNPIAVGVSFTTEAPLPFSTTQATGPAPSAPPVAEPSPKVDVLPTPLPTEGEGERVLPTPLPTEGEGERVLPTPLPTDGEGERVLPTPLPTEGEGERVLPTPPPTEGEGESGVEWEREQEKEREQEKEREQEKEREQEKERERERERERERERERERERERERERVRERERERIREREGEREKARAAQTTISPRGPAALPMATTSLAATPAESAAPSSGVEDLGTTEEEDEDVYLSPDPTTSLLMETTTEEEEEEVTTTETETTPIPETTAPPTTTGPAPAERSSSAPFRPRVPVTLPTKAAPTEKSTRPQPPSTTNNELGVNGPSGDFEIREEDRRQGNEVVGRGVETGAEPDLIGNTINTGSSAAQLPQKNILERKEVLIAVIVGGVVGALFAAFLVMLLVYRMKKKDEGSYTLEEPKQTTVTYQNPDKQEEFYA